One region of Cobetia sp. cqz5-12 genomic DNA includes:
- a CDS encoding substrate-binding domain-containing protein — protein sequence MLQRHTLSSRRLLATLAGLSFGALSILPAQAADDIIRLATTTSTYNSGLLDHLLPEYEQAHDVTIQVIAVGTGKALRMGQDGDVDLVMTHAPGAERKFVDAGYGIEPHGVMYNDFVLLGPESDPAAIDGMQDVDAALGKIASANAGFISRGDDSGTHKKELALWQSADVTPDFSGYKAVGQGMGKVLSMASELQDYTLSDRGTWLAMEDKLELEILVEGDARLFNPYQVILVNPANHDGLNTRGARELAEWLISSEGQQAIDDYRLKGKALFHASHGETGFDARQTADRASERTPVKAQDAQAEPRS from the coding sequence ATGCTGCAACGCCATACATTGTCTTCTCGTCGCCTGCTGGCCACTCTCGCAGGCCTGTCATTCGGTGCGCTGAGCATTCTGCCGGCCCAGGCGGCCGACGACATCATTCGTCTGGCCACCACGACCAGCACCTACAACTCAGGCCTGCTCGATCACCTGCTGCCGGAGTATGAACAGGCCCACGATGTCACCATTCAGGTCATCGCGGTCGGTACCGGCAAGGCGTTGCGCATGGGGCAGGACGGCGATGTGGATCTGGTGATGACCCACGCCCCGGGTGCCGAGCGCAAGTTCGTCGATGCCGGCTACGGCATCGAGCCGCATGGCGTGATGTACAACGACTTCGTGCTGCTCGGCCCCGAGTCGGACCCGGCGGCCATTGACGGCATGCAGGATGTGGATGCGGCACTGGGCAAGATCGCCAGCGCCAATGCCGGCTTCATCTCGCGCGGCGATGATTCCGGCACCCACAAGAAGGAATTGGCCTTGTGGCAGAGTGCCGATGTCACCCCTGACTTCTCCGGCTACAAGGCCGTCGGCCAGGGCATGGGCAAGGTGCTGAGCATGGCCAGTGAACTGCAGGACTACACCCTGAGTGATCGTGGCACCTGGCTTGCGATGGAAGACAAGCTGGAGCTTGAGATTCTGGTCGAGGGCGATGCGCGCCTCTTCAACCCCTATCAGGTGATTCTGGTCAACCCGGCCAATCATGACGGGCTCAATACCCGTGGTGCGCGTGAGCTGGCCGAATGGCTGATCTCCAGCGAAGGGCAGCAGGCAATCGATGATTACCGTCTCAAGGGCAAGGCGCTGTTCCATGCCAGCCACG
- a CDS encoding sigma-54-dependent transcriptional regulator — MTAHAPSTPRETRRSGSDPLPTASVLIVDDEPGMRRYLEKALSSRFALIECAESVEQAEALRSRLHFDLILLDIRLPGRDGLDWDEALAPSSVSDVIFMTAYADLETAVRALRAGACDFIIKPFRLEQLQAALDRCLERRQLTRENFLLRRDNARHQQEEASLKGESPAMQELAHIIARVAPAPSPVLILGESGTGKELAARDLHRLSGRRGAFVPVNCGAISPELLESELFGHLKGAFTGAHRGRDGLFSFADGGTLFLDEIGEMPLAMQAKLLRVLETRRVRPVGGEQEQAVDVRIVAATHRTLETEVAAGRFREDLYYRLNVLSLTLPALRERPEDIPALAQHFSRQLSRELNLPAVPWQHSDLTRLCHYSWPGNVRELKNVIERALLLGRLPGDTLPADAQAEQASGHLAWDGSGNATTSTKEEAASSGYPLEWSLDAVEKAHLCAVLERHANNKSAAARQLGISRKTLDRKLTTWRAEQQISEDSGAENGTESDAGSGTESDQPATSTASATPYGADGSA; from the coding sequence ATGACTGCCCACGCCCCCTCCACACCCCGTGAGACCCGGCGTAGCGGCAGCGACCCCCTCCCCACCGCCTCGGTACTGATCGTCGATGACGAGCCAGGCATGCGCCGCTATCTGGAGAAGGCATTGTCCTCGCGCTTCGCGCTGATCGAATGCGCCGAGAGTGTCGAGCAGGCCGAAGCCCTGCGCTCGCGTCTCCACTTCGACCTCATCCTGCTCGACATTCGCCTGCCGGGGCGTGATGGCCTTGACTGGGATGAAGCCCTTGCGCCCTCATCGGTCAGCGATGTCATCTTCATGACGGCCTACGCCGATCTCGAGACCGCTGTGCGCGCACTGCGGGCCGGGGCCTGTGATTTCATCATCAAGCCGTTTCGTCTCGAACAGCTGCAGGCCGCGCTGGACCGCTGCCTCGAGCGCCGCCAGCTGACGCGGGAAAACTTCCTGCTCCGTCGCGACAATGCCCGCCATCAGCAGGAAGAGGCCAGCCTCAAGGGCGAGAGCCCTGCCATGCAGGAGCTGGCGCATATCATCGCACGCGTTGCCCCTGCGCCCTCGCCGGTGCTGATCCTGGGGGAATCCGGCACCGGCAAGGAGCTGGCGGCGCGTGATCTGCATCGCCTGTCCGGTCGGCGCGGCGCCTTCGTGCCGGTCAACTGCGGCGCCATCAGCCCGGAGCTGTTGGAGAGCGAGCTGTTCGGCCACCTCAAGGGGGCCTTCACCGGCGCGCATCGAGGCCGTGATGGCCTGTTCAGCTTCGCTGATGGCGGCACGCTGTTCCTGGATGAAATCGGCGAGATGCCCCTGGCGATGCAGGCCAAGCTGTTGCGGGTGCTGGAAACGCGCCGCGTGCGCCCCGTCGGCGGCGAGCAGGAACAGGCAGTCGATGTGCGTATCGTGGCCGCCACCCACCGCACACTGGAAACGGAGGTAGCCGCAGGCCGCTTCCGCGAAGATCTCTACTATCGCCTCAACGTGCTGAGCCTGACGCTGCCGGCCCTGCGCGAGCGCCCGGAGGACATCCCGGCGCTGGCCCAGCACTTCTCGCGCCAACTGTCGCGCGAACTCAATCTCCCCGCCGTGCCCTGGCAGCACTCTGATCTCACTCGCCTGTGCCACTATTCCTGGCCCGGCAATGTACGGGAACTCAAGAACGTCATCGAACGCGCCTTGCTGCTCGGCCGCCTGCCCGGCGATACCCTGCCGGCCGACGCGCAGGCCGAACAGGCATCAGGCCACCTGGCATGGGACGGCAGCGGGAACGCGACCACCTCCACCAAGGAAGAGGCCGCCAGCAGCGGCTATCCACTCGAGTGGTCATTGGATGCGGTGGAAAAGGCCCATCTGTGCGCAGTGCTGGAGCGACATGCCAACAACAAGTCAGCCGCCGCCCGACAACTGGGCATCTCGCGCAAGACACTGGATCGCAAGCTGACCACCTGGCGCGCCGAGCAGCAAATCAGTGAGGACAGCGGCGCTGAGAATGGCACTGAGAGTGATGCTGGGAGCGGTACTGAGAGCGATCAACCCGCCACCTCCACTGCGTCTGCCACTCCCTACGGAGCCGACGGCAGCGCATGA
- a CDS encoding sensor histidine kinase, with product MIKRLRHYFAGSLRRRLLLLTLAPLLALMLALVGLTAYWTTAYTDRQLYMNVRSDLDVASRTLQSQHQRLRDGLEAMRRNLRQLVAPDEQTAQLLPRLVPRLVTMRDTLNADWLRWLPTEQLRQTPGVAALIPQLARGESLDGLDMLSSDSLATLDPALAERARLALRQTPYAQPSARREENRGMLLRALVPILDGEGKLLGALDAGRLLNRDPRLVDEIRDLLYGPGTLPEDGTGTITLFLDDVRIATNVTDASGERALGTRASLEVKRQVIGNGERYINRAFVVRDWFVAAYAPLDSLDGQRIGMIYAGYPQAPYARLYRETLTHISLVLIAVSLLGVLLVWSSIERLMQPIRQIRRVVHAVRDTPSQEGLRIGPLSSLGPAQRHGDELDELAEEFDAMLARLEAHRHEIQLAAQTLEAQVEDRTRDLSAQTATLRERSQALEEHVRLLREARARLLTREKLAALGELTAGIGHEINNPAAVILGHVELIEVILGEQAEPVREEIATIIHQVERIRALVDNLRQYARDPLASNDIGDGNSLTPSLGAPHLSQIHPDEAIHSVEVLVRHALDHHGHQLQHELAATRLIEADRAQLTQVLVNLLINAIEMAPAPDTLCITSRDRDAALAEMNGEPDSRPDTSASATVSASVQASGAELAPVAGVEIRVIDHGAGVPEHLKSRIFTPFFTTRANGSGIGLSVSSGLITQLGGRLWLEDTPGGGATFCLWLPCIARRHHEDDQGRHLLETLSAGGSSRSP from the coding sequence ATGATCAAGCGCCTGCGCCATTACTTCGCCGGTTCGCTGCGGCGCAGGCTGCTGCTGCTGACACTGGCGCCGCTGCTGGCGCTGATGCTGGCGCTGGTCGGCCTGACCGCCTACTGGACCACAGCCTATACCGACCGCCAGCTGTACATGAACGTGCGCAGCGATCTCGATGTCGCCAGCCGCACGCTACAGAGCCAGCATCAGCGCCTGCGTGATGGCCTGGAAGCGATGCGTCGCAACCTGCGCCAGCTGGTGGCACCCGATGAGCAGACCGCGCAGCTGTTGCCACGCCTGGTGCCGCGCCTGGTTACCATGCGGGACACCCTCAACGCCGACTGGCTGCGCTGGTTGCCCACCGAGCAGTTGCGCCAGACGCCCGGCGTCGCTGCGCTGATTCCGCAACTGGCGCGCGGCGAAAGCCTGGATGGCCTCGACATGCTGTCCAGCGATTCACTGGCGACGCTGGATCCTGCGCTTGCCGAGCGCGCGCGCCTTGCGCTGCGCCAGACGCCCTACGCACAACCCAGTGCCCGTCGCGAGGAAAACCGCGGCATGCTGCTGCGGGCGCTGGTGCCCATCCTCGATGGCGAGGGCAAGCTGCTGGGCGCGCTGGATGCGGGCCGCCTGCTCAATCGCGACCCGCGTCTGGTCGATGAGATCCGCGATCTACTCTATGGCCCCGGCACCCTGCCGGAAGATGGCACCGGCACCATCACCCTGTTTCTCGATGATGTCCGTATCGCCACCAATGTCACCGACGCCAGCGGCGAGCGTGCACTGGGCACACGCGCATCGCTGGAGGTGAAGCGTCAGGTGATCGGCAATGGCGAGCGCTATATCAATCGTGCCTTCGTGGTTCGTGACTGGTTCGTGGCCGCCTATGCCCCGCTGGATTCTCTGGATGGTCAGCGGATCGGCATGATCTACGCAGGCTATCCGCAGGCGCCCTACGCGCGGCTCTATCGCGAGACGCTGACGCATATCAGCCTGGTGCTGATCGCGGTCAGCCTGTTGGGGGTACTGCTGGTGTGGAGCAGCATCGAGCGCCTGATGCAGCCGATCCGACAGATTCGCCGTGTGGTGCATGCCGTGCGTGATACCCCCTCACAGGAAGGCTTGCGCATAGGTCCGCTGTCCTCGCTGGGGCCGGCGCAACGGCACGGTGATGAGCTGGATGAACTGGCCGAGGAATTCGACGCCATGCTGGCGCGACTGGAAGCGCACCGCCACGAGATACAGCTCGCGGCCCAGACGCTGGAAGCCCAGGTGGAGGATCGCACCCGCGATCTGAGCGCCCAGACCGCCACGCTGCGAGAACGCAGTCAGGCACTGGAGGAACACGTCCGCCTGCTGCGTGAAGCGCGTGCGCGCCTGCTGACCCGCGAGAAACTGGCAGCGCTGGGCGAACTGACGGCGGGTATCGGCCACGAGATCAACAACCCCGCTGCCGTAATTCTCGGTCATGTCGAGTTGATCGAGGTGATTCTCGGTGAACAGGCCGAGCCGGTGCGCGAGGAAATCGCCACCATCATCCATCAGGTCGAGCGCATTCGCGCGCTGGTCGACAACCTGCGTCAGTACGCGCGCGACCCGCTCGCCTCCAACGACATTGGCGACGGCAACTCATTGACGCCGTCACTCGGCGCGCCTCACCTCAGCCAGATTCATCCCGATGAGGCGATCCACAGTGTCGAGGTGCTGGTCAGGCACGCGCTGGATCATCATGGCCATCAATTGCAGCATGAGCTGGCGGCGACTCGCCTGATCGAGGCCGATCGCGCCCAACTGACCCAGGTGCTGGTCAACCTGCTGATCAACGCCATCGAGATGGCGCCTGCGCCGGATACGCTGTGCATCACCAGCCGTGATCGTGATGCGGCGCTGGCCGAAATGAACGGCGAGCCAGACAGCCGTCCGGATACGTCAGCCTCAGCGACAGTATCAGCCTCAGTGCAAGCGTCAGGAGCAGAGCTCGCCCCCGTGGCGGGAGTCGAGATACGCGTCATCGACCACGGCGCAGGCGTGCCGGAGCATCTGAAGTCGCGCATCTTCACGCCCTTCTTCACCACGCGTGCCAATGGCTCGGGCATCGGGCTATCCGTCTCATCGGGCTTGATCACCCAGCTGGGGGGCAGGCTATGGCTGGAAGATACCCCCGGTGGTGGCGCCACCTTCTGCCTGTGGCTGCCGTGCATCGCACGCCGGCATCATGAGGATGATCAAGGGCGCCATCTGCTCGAGACGCTCAGCGCCGGGGGCAGCAGTCGCTCGCCTTGA
- a CDS encoding helix-turn-helix domain-containing protein has protein sequence MSHDSSPTAPEPLTAGKAAQPTDDEKMADEEMAAPRTLGKRLRELRTCHGLSQRELAKRAQVTNSTISQVEQDAVSPSVSSLNKILEVFPISLSDFFSDEIPVEPPRILRDSEHEPIAGCGPGLSLRRIDQSRQTTPQPHVELGSLAPECSAYLQAAHDSLVLVTHGALRIEFPATAACQEALLECGDAARLHAGERYQLYWRKPDASQAASDELASGEGINHEASGADEAQSCQWLCIAQSR, from the coding sequence ATGTCGCACGATAGCTCCCCTACTGCCCCCGAACCTCTCACTGCCGGCAAGGCAGCGCAGCCCACTGATGACGAGAAAATGGCAGACGAGGAAATGGCAGCGCCTCGCACGCTGGGCAAGCGGCTGCGCGAACTGCGCACATGTCATGGCCTCTCTCAGCGCGAACTGGCCAAGCGTGCCCAGGTGACCAATTCGACCATCTCGCAGGTCGAGCAGGACGCGGTCAGCCCTTCCGTCAGCTCGCTGAACAAGATTCTCGAGGTATTTCCGATCTCGCTGAGCGACTTCTTCAGCGATGAGATACCCGTCGAACCGCCACGCATCCTGCGTGACAGCGAGCATGAACCGATCGCGGGCTGTGGACCGGGTCTCAGCCTGCGACGCATTGATCAATCCCGGCAGACAACGCCACAACCCCACGTCGAGCTGGGCAGCCTCGCACCGGAGTGCAGCGCCTATCTGCAGGCCGCGCATGACAGCCTGGTACTGGTCACGCACGGCGCACTGCGCATCGAGTTCCCCGCGACGGCGGCCTGCCAGGAGGCACTTCTCGAATGCGGTGATGCTGCGCGACTGCATGCCGGGGAGCGCTATCAACTGTATTGGCGCAAGCCTGATGCGTCACAAGCCGCAAGCGATGAACTCGCAAGCGGTGAAGGTATCAATCATGAAGCCTCGGGCGCTGATGAAGCCCAAAGCTGCCAGTGGTTATGCATCGCACAGAGTCGCTAG
- a CDS encoding glycosyltransferase, which translates to MRTLVVVRSLKMGGMERVAVNLADSLAANDHETHMVIWRGRDQVLEPQDTSVQQHIVPIQQRVQRSVGGALTTLASRLVLNPVIRRSNFVWVGKAGGEEFAAWLEEFEQEHGRVDRIIFRGLGTFEQVWGFKDSRARYVLENRVNFTGPQWKQRMFARCLLEDKHLVAVSDDVAQGARDIARQHGVTPAHIETIVNACPISRIREQAAMDEPDIPAEPFILNVARLVPQKDHALLLEAYALANPKEPLVIVGAGNCREALETQAERLGIAERVIFAGQRDNPYAWMRAAKLFVLSSRVEGMGIVLMEALACGTPVVSVDCRGGIREILKGELEHAIAPHSAEGLARRMNELLAEEGYPIREEWLADFCPHTMVERFLAEPATNDPWDEVREQSPDAAGRPHSRAARI; encoded by the coding sequence TTGCGTACCCTGGTCGTAGTGAGAAGCCTGAAAATGGGTGGCATGGAGCGAGTGGCGGTCAATCTTGCCGACAGTCTGGCCGCGAATGATCACGAGACGCATATGGTCATCTGGCGCGGTCGTGATCAGGTGCTTGAGCCGCAGGATACCAGCGTTCAGCAGCACATCGTGCCGATTCAGCAGCGCGTCCAGCGCTCAGTCGGCGGCGCCCTGACGACACTGGCCTCACGTCTGGTGCTCAATCCCGTGATCCGTCGCTCCAATTTCGTGTGGGTCGGCAAGGCCGGGGGCGAGGAATTCGCTGCTTGGCTCGAGGAATTCGAGCAGGAGCACGGCAGGGTTGACCGCATCATCTTCCGTGGCCTGGGGACCTTCGAGCAGGTGTGGGGGTTCAAGGATTCCCGAGCACGTTACGTGCTGGAAAATCGCGTCAACTTTACCGGCCCGCAGTGGAAGCAGCGCATGTTTGCCCGCTGTCTGCTGGAGGACAAGCATCTGGTGGCGGTATCTGACGATGTGGCGCAAGGGGCCCGAGACATTGCTCGCCAGCATGGGGTGACACCGGCGCATATCGAGACGATCGTCAATGCCTGCCCGATCTCCCGTATACGCGAGCAGGCCGCCATGGATGAGCCGGATATCCCCGCTGAGCCCTTCATTCTCAATGTGGCGCGTCTGGTGCCGCAGAAAGACCATGCCCTGTTGCTCGAGGCTTATGCCCTGGCCAATCCGAAGGAGCCGCTGGTGATCGTGGGGGCGGGCAATTGCCGGGAAGCCCTGGAAACCCAGGCTGAGAGGCTTGGCATCGCCGAGCGGGTGATCTTCGCCGGTCAGCGTGACAACCCCTATGCCTGGATGCGTGCCGCCAAGCTGTTCGTGCTCAGCTCGCGTGTCGAGGGCATGGGGATCGTACTGATGGAGGCGCTTGCCTGTGGCACACCGGTCGTATCGGTGGATTGCCGTGGCGGGATACGCGAGATCCTCAAGGGCGAGCTGGAACACGCCATCGCGCCGCATTCCGCCGAAGGCCTCGCGCGCCGCATGAACGAATTGTTGGCAGAGGAGGGCTATCCGATTCGCGAGGAATGGTTGGCAGATTTCTGCCCGCACACCATGGTGGAGCGTTTCCTGGCCGAGCCGGCCACCAATGATCCCTGGGATGAGGTGCGCGAGCAGTCGCCTGATGCTGCGGGCCGCCCTCACTCCCGCGCTGCAAGAATCTAG
- a CDS encoding uracil-xanthine permease family protein: MSSSSPSSETSSPHESSAHVSLPEQEGFSLTTLITGAQMLFVAFGALVLVPLLTGLDPNVALFTAGVGTLVFQCVTKASVPVFLASSFAFIAPIQSSVANFGIPATMGGLFVAGLVYVLLAQCIRLKGVGIVHRLLPAVVVGPVIMVIGLALAPTAVQMATGEFSDNISHAQALTLSLASLGVTLVLSIFGRGMLRLVPILGGILTGYVLGLLMGVIDLSPVHAAEWLALPSFTAPTFEFSAILFMIPVAIAPAVEHIGDMVAIGSVTRRDYLKKPGLHRTLLGDGLATSAASLFGGPPNTTYSEVTGAVMLTRNFNPRVMTVAACVAISLAFIGKVGAVLQTIPTPVMGGIMCLLFGSIAVVGMNTLVRAGDSLTAPRNLVIASLILVFGIGGMQVGGGQFTLQGVSLAAILGIVLNLILPPAKEGE; encoded by the coding sequence ATGTCGTCTTCATCACCGTCCTCTGAAACCTCCTCTCCCCATGAGTCGTCTGCCCATGTGTCCTTGCCGGAACAGGAAGGGTTCTCGCTGACGACTCTCATCACCGGCGCGCAGATGCTGTTCGTTGCCTTTGGTGCGCTGGTACTGGTCCCGCTGCTGACCGGACTCGACCCCAACGTTGCCCTGTTCACGGCCGGTGTCGGCACCCTGGTCTTCCAGTGCGTGACCAAGGCCAGCGTGCCGGTCTTCCTCGCCTCATCGTTTGCCTTCATCGCGCCTATCCAGAGCTCGGTCGCGAACTTCGGCATTCCTGCCACCATGGGTGGTTTGTTCGTCGCGGGACTGGTCTATGTATTGCTGGCGCAATGCATTCGCCTCAAGGGTGTCGGTATCGTGCATCGCCTGCTGCCGGCCGTGGTGGTCGGTCCGGTGATCATGGTCATCGGCCTGGCGCTGGCACCGACGGCGGTGCAGATGGCCACCGGCGAGTTCAGCGACAACATCTCGCATGCCCAGGCGCTGACATTGTCATTGGCCAGTCTTGGCGTGACGCTGGTGCTGTCGATCTTCGGGCGTGGCATGTTGCGCCTGGTGCCGATCCTCGGCGGTATCCTGACGGGATATGTACTGGGGCTGTTGATGGGAGTGATCGATCTCTCGCCGGTGCATGCGGCTGAGTGGCTGGCGCTGCCCAGCTTCACTGCACCGACCTTCGAATTTTCCGCCATTCTGTTCATGATTCCCGTCGCCATCGCGCCTGCCGTCGAGCACATCGGCGACATGGTGGCGATCGGCTCGGTGACACGGCGCGATTACCTGAAAAAGCCGGGGCTGCATCGCACGCTGCTCGGTGACGGCCTGGCGACGTCGGCGGCGTCACTGTTCGGCGGTCCGCCCAATACCACCTATTCCGAAGTGACCGGCGCGGTGATGCTGACTCGCAACTTCAATCCGCGCGTGATGACGGTCGCGGCCTGTGTCGCGATCTCGCTGGCCTTCATCGGCAAGGTCGGCGCCGTGCTGCAGACGATTCCCACGCCGGTGATGGGCGGCATCATGTGCCTGCTGTTCGGCTCGATCGCGGTGGTCGGCATGAACACGCTGGTGCGCGCGGGGGATTCACTGACCGCACCGCGCAATCTGGTGATCGCCTCCTTGATCCTGGTGTTCGGGATCGGTGGCATGCAGGTCGGTGGTGGTCAGTTCACGCTGCAGGGCGTGAGCCTGGCCGCCATTCTGGGCATCGTGCTCAACCTGATTCTGCCGCCGGCGAAAGAGGGGGAATGA
- the upp gene encoding uracil phosphoribosyltransferase → MSVHAINHPLVQHKLGLMRAAGISTKSFRELASEVAKLLTYEATQDLELETTTIDAWSGNELDVQTIKGKKVTIVPILRAGLGMLDGVTDLIPPARISVVGLYRDEETLEPVPYFEKFVSDLDERLAIVIDPMLATGGSMIATLDMLKAKGCQQIKVIVLVAAPEGIAKVQESYPDIEIYTASVDDRLDENGYIVPGLGDAGDKIFGTR, encoded by the coding sequence ATGAGCGTCCATGCCATCAATCATCCACTGGTCCAGCACAAGCTCGGCCTGATGCGTGCAGCAGGCATCAGCACCAAGAGCTTCCGTGAGCTGGCCAGTGAGGTCGCCAAGTTGTTGACCTATGAGGCAACCCAGGACCTGGAGCTGGAAACTACCACCATTGATGCCTGGAGTGGCAACGAGCTGGATGTCCAGACCATCAAGGGCAAGAAAGTGACCATCGTCCCGATCCTGCGTGCCGGCCTGGGCATGCTGGATGGCGTGACGGATCTGATCCCCCCGGCACGCATCAGCGTCGTGGGTCTGTACCGTGATGAAGAGACGCTGGAGCCGGTGCCGTATTTCGAGAAGTTTGTGTCAGACCTCGACGAGCGTCTGGCCATCGTGATCGACCCGATGCTGGCGACCGGCGGTTCCATGATCGCCACGCTGGACATGCTCAAGGCCAAGGGCTGCCAGCAGATCAAGGTCATCGTGCTGGTCGCGGCACCGGAAGGGATTGCCAAGGTGCAGGAGTCCTACCCGGACATCGAGATCTACACCGCCTCCGTCGATGACCGTCTCGATGAGAACGGTTACATCGTGCCGGGTCTCGGCGATGCCGGTGACAAGATCTTCGGCACGCGCTGA
- a CDS encoding sulfotransferase family 2 domain-containing protein: MNRIDMMWRSNDFPYRKHFTRNKCIFIHIPKAAGTSVLAALGKTKEKGRDHVSWQVYKKASSRKFARYYKFTFVRNPYDRALSAYRYILSGGNQGKQDLAIAKEMAEYSDFDDFVARGLWQGAFRSHLLFLSQSSFVMDGNETLMVDFLGHFETLDKDFQQVANKLGINGEIAHRNKGSGEAGDGMTAATREKLAILYAQDFVNFGYTP; the protein is encoded by the coding sequence ATGAACAGGATTGATATGATGTGGCGAAGCAATGACTTTCCTTATCGCAAACACTTTACGCGTAACAAGTGCATCTTCATTCATATTCCCAAGGCTGCCGGAACATCAGTCCTCGCCGCCTTGGGGAAGACGAAGGAAAAAGGGCGTGATCATGTCTCCTGGCAGGTTTACAAGAAGGCCAGTTCCAGAAAATTCGCCCGTTATTACAAATTCACCTTTGTCAGAAATCCCTACGATCGTGCCCTGTCAGCGTATCGCTATATATTAAGTGGTGGCAATCAAGGCAAGCAGGATCTCGCCATTGCCAAGGAGATGGCGGAATATTCAGATTTTGATGATTTTGTCGCACGTGGCTTGTGGCAAGGCGCTTTTCGTAGTCACCTCCTGTTTCTCTCGCAATCCTCTTTTGTCATGGATGGAAACGAGACCTTGATGGTGGATTTTCTGGGGCATTTCGAAACCCTGGACAAGGATTTCCAGCAGGTTGCCAACAAGCTGGGCATCAACGGCGAGATTGCACATCGCAACAAGGGGAGTGGGGAGGCGGGGGACGGCATGACAGCGGCGACCCGCGAGAAGCTGGCCATTCTCTATGCACAGGATTTCGTCAACTTCGGTTACACGCCTTGA
- a CDS encoding glycosyltransferase family 4 protein: MSKVPVSMVLQGPRAGHLISLKNLGGAERTFTNFFRMAARERDHHVLLQTPEIHPMLQSEYVDFAGRVHDIKRYCGIKLPRQLPWLRDTCQARMLNDEEVQAIVVWNKLRNHPLHFPGHISLIHYEHGSAWFVEPTSDITDYLSRLDGIICNSFAASRMLQLSLGISESLPCRVVRNSIVLPQVASDHPVERFRIGFAGRLTGLKAPVIAIEALRELKASVPHAELWIAGEGILEDALKSLVVKWGLEESVHFCGLLNDMSDFYPCLDAFVCPSWREPFGNVVQEALAHGVPAIVGNVDGLPEQISPGVNGEILSPSRPRESLAIYGEDFITGPDRVYSPEQDAIVVAQVLEPSEIAQVLKQWAASPQQRREMGAAARAIVAKDFCQQKYCQGIGDFIAEVVAG, translated from the coding sequence ATGAGTAAAGTCCCTGTGTCCATGGTATTGCAAGGGCCTCGTGCGGGGCATCTCATCAGCCTCAAGAATCTGGGCGGGGCTGAGCGGACCTTCACCAACTTCTTTCGAATGGCCGCACGTGAGCGAGATCATCATGTGCTGCTGCAGACGCCCGAAATTCATCCGATGCTGCAGTCTGAATATGTGGACTTTGCCGGTCGGGTGCATGACATAAAGCGTTATTGCGGCATCAAGCTTCCTCGGCAGTTGCCTTGGCTCCGCGATACCTGCCAGGCGCGCATGCTGAATGACGAAGAGGTGCAGGCAATCGTGGTGTGGAACAAGCTGCGTAACCATCCGCTGCATTTCCCCGGTCACATCAGTCTCATTCACTACGAGCATGGCTCTGCCTGGTTCGTGGAGCCCACCTCTGATATCACGGACTATCTCTCTCGCCTCGATGGCATCATATGCAACTCCTTTGCAGCCAGTCGCATGTTGCAGTTGTCGCTTGGCATCAGTGAGTCCTTGCCATGTCGGGTGGTGCGCAATTCCATCGTACTGCCGCAGGTAGCCTCCGATCATCCGGTCGAGCGGTTCAGGATCGGTTTCGCAGGTCGTTTGACCGGACTCAAGGCGCCGGTGATCGCCATCGAGGCGTTGCGAGAGCTCAAGGCGAGTGTCCCCCATGCGGAGCTTTGGATCGCCGGCGAGGGAATATTGGAAGATGCCTTGAAGTCACTGGTCGTGAAGTGGGGGCTCGAGGAGAGTGTTCACTTCTGTGGTCTGTTGAATGACATGAGTGATTTCTATCCCTGCCTCGATGCCTTTGTGTGTCCTTCCTGGCGTGAACCTTTCGGTAATGTGGTGCAGGAAGCGCTGGCGCATGGTGTGCCTGCCATCGTCGGTAATGTGGATGGATTGCCGGAGCAGATCTCCCCGGGAGTCAATGGTGAAATTCTGTCGCCAAGCAGGCCCCGCGAATCGCTGGCTATCTATGGCGAGGATTTCATTACCGGTCCGGACAGAGTCTATAGCCCGGAGCAAGACGCCATCGTAGTCGCACAGGTGCTCGAACCGAGTGAAATCGCTCAGGTGCTGAAGCAATGGGCAGCAAGCCCGCAGCAGCGTAGAGAGATGGGCGCAGCTGCGCGCGCGATCGTTGCGAAAGATTTCTGCCAGCAGAAATACTGTCAGGGTATCGGCGACTTCATTGCTGAGGTGGTGGCTGGGTGA